A single region of the Bifidobacterium asteroides DSM 20089 genome encodes:
- a CDS encoding sensor histidine kinase — protein MADFSEILASCDDCNEEDREWLHHLVADWQVIADLSFADLLLLLRTGEGEFTVAEQCRPSTVMSLRTEDVVGEHFPADRREELDAAMRSKGVLRSNKLRTIGRATVCDVYAPIRHQGKTLGLVVRETNMATRESNGRYESESINAGKELFEMITRGEFPYADSVLNQRHNARVADGFFVLTASGVVRYASPNAISCFRRLGSVETMIGQYLSEIGTSLLKENDPVPDSLPLVLSGKAAVDSELDANGSAVSMRSLPLYGKQGRTGAIVLCRDVTELRRREKELQTKDATISEIHHRVKNNLQAVSALLRLQARRTKSDEVRKELEEAQRRVQTIAVVHEGLSQTADEIVDFDKVIANLLKMSVDLATTSDQHITISYVGKFGMMPAQDATPLSLVLTELVNNAVEHGFEGRDEGHITISVGRGGNNLNVVVEDDGNGYSTESDQGQARSTGSGLGTQIINTFVTNDFGGTVKWEPRRDGGTRVVINIKLRVAQDV, from the coding sequence ATGGCTGATTTTTCCGAGATTCTGGCATCCTGCGACGACTGCAATGAGGAGGACCGTGAGTGGCTCCACCACCTGGTGGCCGACTGGCAGGTCATCGCCGATCTGAGCTTTGCGGACCTGCTGCTCCTGCTGCGTACCGGCGAGGGGGAGTTCACCGTGGCCGAGCAGTGCCGACCCTCCACGGTCATGTCCCTGCGCACCGAGGATGTGGTGGGGGAGCACTTCCCGGCGGACCGACGTGAGGAGCTGGATGCGGCCATGCGGTCCAAGGGGGTGCTGCGGTCCAACAAGCTGCGCACCATCGGCCGCGCCACGGTCTGCGACGTCTACGCCCCTATCCGACACCAGGGCAAAACCCTGGGCCTGGTGGTCCGCGAGACCAACATGGCCACCCGTGAATCCAATGGCCGCTATGAGAGCGAGAGCATCAATGCGGGCAAGGAGCTCTTCGAGATGATCACCCGCGGCGAGTTCCCCTACGCGGATTCGGTGCTCAACCAGCGGCACAACGCCAGGGTGGCCGACGGCTTCTTTGTGTTGACGGCAAGCGGCGTGGTGCGCTACGCCTCGCCAAATGCCATCAGTTGCTTCCGCAGGCTGGGCTCGGTGGAGACCATGATTGGTCAGTACCTGAGCGAGATCGGCACCTCCCTGCTCAAGGAGAACGATCCGGTGCCCGACTCCCTGCCACTGGTCCTGTCGGGCAAGGCGGCCGTGGACTCGGAGCTGGACGCCAACGGGTCGGCCGTCTCCATGCGCTCCTTGCCCCTGTATGGCAAGCAGGGCAGGACCGGCGCCATTGTGCTCTGCCGGGACGTGACCGAGCTGCGCCGTAGGGAGAAGGAGCTGCAGACCAAGGACGCCACCATCTCCGAGATTCACCACCGTGTCAAGAACAACCTTCAGGCCGTGTCGGCCCTGCTGAGGTTGCAGGCCCGGCGCACCAAGTCCGACGAAGTCCGCAAGGAGCTGGAGGAGGCCCAGCGCCGCGTCCAGACCATCGCCGTGGTTCATGAGGGCCTCAGCCAGACCGCCGACGAGATTGTGGACTTCGACAAGGTGATCGCCAACCTACTGAAGATGAGCGTGGACCTGGCCACCACCAGCGACCAGCACATCACCATCTCCTACGTGGGCAAGTTCGGGATGATGCCCGCGCAGGATGCCACCCCCCTGTCCCTGGTGCTGACCGAGCTGGTCAACAACGCGGTCGAGCACGGCTTTGAGGGCCGTGACGAAGGGCATATCACCATATCTGTGGGCCGGGGCGGCAACAACCTCAACGTGGTGGTCGAGGATGACGGAAACGGCTACAGCACCGAATCGGATCAGGGTCAGGCTCGTTCCACCGGGTCCGGGCTGGGCACGCAGATCATCAACACCTTCGTCACCAACGACTTCGGGGGCACGGTCAAGTGGGAACCCCGCCGGGATGGTGGCACCCGGGTGGTCATCAACATCAAGCTGCGCGTGGCCCAGGACGTGTGA
- the trhA gene encoding PAQR family membrane homeostasis protein TrhA: MATRTSEDGRSSEDQEVDPDLERRRQQRRQELTYLRRDAEVAHEAHLQARADAVRAKAKAKAARILAKAEIKASRIEGIPDMEIERKVRLDVHGRPKPLLRGWIHAVAAPLALAAGIVLICLAHGTGLKLACAVFMVASLALFGNSALYHLGDWTPGTTDVLRRLDHVNIFLLIAGTYTPISFALDPFWRRIIILGMWGASLVAMIVHVFWIEAPRWLYTLVYVVFGVSGVGFLKLFWDSPMAGPPVVWLIVAGGLAYILGAVVYGLRRPDPWPRVFGFHELFHCGTVIGYACHIVAIYLVVCNLR; this comes from the coding sequence ATGGCAACCAGGACCAGCGAGGACGGCAGATCGTCCGAGGATCAGGAGGTCGATCCCGATCTCGAGCGCCGTCGCCAGCAGCGCCGCCAGGAGCTGACCTACCTGCGCCGGGATGCAGAGGTGGCCCACGAGGCCCATCTGCAGGCCCGGGCCGATGCGGTGCGTGCCAAGGCCAAGGCCAAGGCTGCACGGATCCTGGCCAAGGCTGAGATCAAGGCCTCACGAATCGAGGGAATCCCCGACATGGAGATCGAACGCAAGGTCCGTCTGGATGTGCACGGCCGTCCCAAGCCCCTCTTGCGCGGCTGGATCCACGCCGTGGCCGCCCCACTGGCCCTGGCCGCCGGCATCGTGCTGATCTGCCTGGCCCACGGCACCGGCCTCAAGCTGGCCTGTGCGGTCTTCATGGTCGCCTCACTGGCGCTCTTCGGCAACTCGGCCCTCTACCACCTGGGCGACTGGACCCCGGGTACCACGGACGTGCTGCGCCGCCTGGACCACGTCAACATCTTCCTGCTCATCGCCGGCACCTACACGCCGATCTCCTTCGCACTGGACCCCTTCTGGCGGCGGATCATCATCCTGGGCATGTGGGGGGCCAGCCTGGTGGCCATGATCGTCCACGTCTTCTGGATCGAGGCTCCCCGCTGGCTCTACACCCTGGTCTACGTGGTCTTCGGAGTCTCGGGTGTAGGTTTCCTGAAGCTCTTCTGGGACTCCCCCATGGCCGGTCCGCCCGTGGTATGGCTGATCGTAGCCGGCGGCCTGGCCTACATCCTGGGGGCTGTGGTCTACGGGCTGCGCCGACCGGACCCCTGGCCTCGGGTCTTCGGCTTCCACGAGCTCTTCCACTGCGGGACGGTCATCGGCTACGCCTGCCACATCGTGGCCATCTACCTGGTGGTCTGCAACCTACGCTGA
- a CDS encoding GreA/GreB family elongation factor: MAEEKTILLTQAAYDKLKEELDHRQGEYRDEITERIAAARAEGDLSENGGYQAAREEQGKNEGRINELIVKLRNAKILKAPKAGTVGNGSLVTLTMAGNEMVYVLGSRDLTVATDYDVISPESPIGAALMGAKKGQTVTYKAPNGKDISVTVKDARPLK, from the coding sequence ATGGCTGAGGAAAAGACGATTCTGCTGACACAGGCTGCTTACGACAAACTGAAGGAGGAGCTTGATCACCGTCAGGGCGAGTACCGCGACGAGATCACCGAACGCATCGCGGCTGCTCGGGCCGAGGGCGATCTGAGCGAGAACGGCGGCTATCAGGCTGCCCGCGAGGAGCAGGGCAAGAACGAGGGGCGGATCAACGAGCTGATCGTCAAGCTTCGCAATGCCAAGATCCTCAAGGCCCCCAAGGCGGGCACGGTGGGCAATGGCTCGCTGGTGACCCTGACCATGGCCGGCAACGAAATGGTCTATGTGCTGGGCTCCAGGGATCTGACCGTGGCAACCGACTATGACGTCATCAGCCCCGAGTCGCCCATTGGGGCGGCACTTATGGGTGCCAAGAAGGGCCAGACCGTGACCTACAAGGCACCCAATGGCAAGGACATCTCGGTCACCGTCAAGGATGCCAGGCCCCTCAAGTAG
- a CDS encoding FKBP-type peptidyl-prolyl cis-trans isomerase, whose translation MSDQSMPEVNAEFGATPTITFHGPAPSGLRAVELVEGDGPVVRKGDTVTVNYHGVVWGSDQVFDSSFQRHQPASFGIGVGQIIRGWDQTVPGHNVGSRLVVSIPPEYGYGRQGMPQAGIGGDDTLVFVIDIISTR comes from the coding sequence ATGAGTGACCAATCCATGCCCGAGGTGAACGCCGAATTCGGCGCCACGCCGACCATAACCTTCCATGGTCCGGCGCCCAGCGGGCTGCGCGCCGTGGAGCTGGTCGAGGGGGACGGACCTGTCGTTCGCAAGGGCGATACCGTCACCGTCAACTATCACGGTGTCGTTTGGGGTTCGGATCAGGTCTTCGACTCCAGCTTCCAGCGTCATCAGCCGGCCAGCTTCGGCATCGGCGTGGGGCAGATCATTCGCGGCTGGGACCAGACGGTGCCTGGCCACAACGTGGGGTCCAGGTTGGTGGTCTCCATTCCGCCGGAGTACGGATATGGTCGTCAGGGGATGCCCCAGGCCGGCATCGGCGGCGACGATACCCTGGTTTTCGTGATCGACATCATATCGACACGGTAG
- a CDS encoding Ppx/GppA phosphatase family protein, producing MDQVTVAGVDCGTNSIRLLIARVDRQGLHPVAPRLMRVIRLGEGVDRNHRFSDQALDRAFEACRLFARQLQDHPVDGLRFVATSATRDAHNRESFEEGVRSILGVKPEVISGSQEASLSFLGAVSVLEQRVSADMPPAPYLVVDLGGGSTELVLGGDGSDLPVDQVRASYSMNIGSVRMTERHLLDDPPTREQIHQALEDVDGWIDRAFEQVPVAGVGSLIGVSGTVTTMSALALGCKVYDRHAVDGRSVSVDAARRVDDQVLNMSRQARRELKTIHPGRVDVIGGGALIWSRLLERLGQASPSALASGTYVASEHGLLDGLVLDYGRTLLRE from the coding sequence ATGGATCAGGTTACGGTGGCGGGCGTGGACTGCGGCACCAATTCCATACGGCTGCTGATAGCCCGGGTGGATCGGCAGGGGCTCCATCCGGTGGCTCCCAGGCTGATGCGGGTCATCCGGCTGGGTGAGGGCGTGGACCGCAACCACCGCTTCTCCGACCAGGCTTTGGATCGGGCCTTCGAGGCCTGCCGGCTCTTCGCCCGGCAGCTGCAGGATCACCCGGTGGATGGCCTTCGCTTTGTGGCCACTTCGGCCACCAGGGATGCCCACAATCGCGAAAGCTTTGAGGAAGGGGTGCGCTCCATCCTGGGGGTCAAGCCCGAGGTTATCAGCGGCTCCCAGGAGGCCTCCCTGAGTTTTCTGGGCGCGGTCAGCGTACTGGAGCAGCGGGTCAGCGCCGACATGCCTCCTGCGCCCTACCTGGTGGTCGATCTGGGTGGCGGATCCACCGAGCTGGTCCTGGGCGGGGACGGGAGCGATCTGCCCGTGGACCAGGTCAGGGCCTCCTACTCCATGAACATCGGCTCCGTGCGGATGACCGAGCGCCATCTGCTGGACGATCCGCCCACCCGGGAGCAGATCCACCAGGCGCTTGAGGATGTTGACGGCTGGATCGACCGGGCCTTCGAACAGGTTCCTGTAGCCGGGGTAGGCAGCCTGATCGGAGTCTCCGGCACGGTCACCACCATGAGCGCCCTGGCCCTGGGATGCAAGGTCTATGATCGCCATGCCGTCGACGGCCGGTCCGTTTCAGTCGATGCGGCTCGCAGGGTTGACGACCAGGTGTTGAACATGAGTCGGCAGGCGCGTCGGGAACTCAAGACCATCCATCCCGGCCGTGTGGATGTCATCGGCGGCGGCGCCTTGATTTGGAGCCGTCTGCTGGAGCGGCTGGGCCAGGCCAGCCCCAGTGCGTTGGCTTCGGGAACCTATGTGGCCAGCGAGCACGGCCTTCTGGATGGCTTGGTCCTGGACTACGGTCGGACCCTCCTGCGCGAATGA
- a CDS encoding DUF501 domain-containing protein, whose translation MVTDQDLEAVRDRVHELLATPAIQDQIAVVNRQLGRYPRGMVAVGARCVCGNPLAVVTRPQLGDGTPFPTTCYLTSPEAVKAVSRLEADGVMADWNTELGSDPRLASAYRRAHELYLAFRSALAQRLGDDESHIAGISAGGMPKRVKCLHALTAQSLVMGPGVNPLGDRVLDLVRQAFDPQVCRCAQPWTEASRQENRQENQ comes from the coding sequence CTGGTTACTGACCAGGACCTGGAGGCCGTCAGGGATCGTGTCCATGAGCTTCTGGCGACCCCGGCCATACAGGATCAGATAGCCGTCGTGAACCGCCAGCTGGGTCGCTATCCGCGGGGCATGGTGGCAGTGGGGGCCCGCTGCGTCTGTGGCAATCCACTGGCTGTGGTCACCCGGCCCCAGCTGGGAGATGGCACGCCCTTTCCGACAACCTGCTATCTGACCAGTCCCGAGGCAGTCAAGGCCGTCTCCCGACTTGAGGCTGACGGCGTCATGGCCGACTGGAATACAGAGCTGGGCTCGGATCCGCGTCTGGCCAGCGCTTACCGTAGGGCCCACGAGCTCTATCTGGCCTTCCGCTCTGCCCTGGCCCAGCGTCTGGGCGACGACGAGAGTCACATCGCCGGAATCTCTGCCGGTGGCATGCCCAAAAGGGTCAAGTGTCTGCATGCTCTGACCGCCCAGTCCCTGGTCATGGGCCCTGGGGTCAATCCCCTGGGTGACCGGGTTCTGGACCTGGTGCGTCAGGCGTTTGATCCGCAGGTCTGCAGGTGCGCCCAGCCTTGGACCGAGGCATCACGGCAAGAGAACCGGCAGGAGAACCAATGA
- a CDS encoding FtsB family cell division protein: MANNKRDGADRRTSRRSLGPITFFVAVIIVALGLIQLVSTFHAYAINLSELNGLRNQQAQLVEHKRDLENQIRRWDDKAYVTAQARDRLGFVFPDEDAIRVLHPEAVTGNKDEDQAGSKGVRAPRKNSLPWYQEMAYSFAKADQDPAADRGKGQSSPTGSASPSGSSSPGGSDDSSQSEGGGAQ, translated from the coding sequence ATGGCCAACAATAAACGTGACGGCGCCGACCGGCGGACAAGCAGGCGGTCGTTGGGACCCATCACTTTCTTTGTGGCGGTCATCATCGTGGCCCTGGGGCTGATTCAGCTGGTCTCCACCTTCCACGCCTACGCCATCAATCTTTCCGAGCTCAACGGCCTGCGCAACCAGCAGGCCCAGCTTGTCGAGCACAAACGTGATCTGGAGAACCAGATCAGACGCTGGGACGACAAGGCCTATGTGACTGCCCAGGCCCGGGATCGGCTGGGATTCGTCTTCCCCGACGAGGATGCCATCCGGGTCCTGCATCCGGAGGCGGTCACGGGAAACAAGGACGAGGACCAGGCCGGAAGCAAGGGGGTCCGGGCCCCGAGGAAGAACTCCCTGCCCTGGTATCAGGAGATGGCCTACTCCTTCGCCAAGGCCGACCAGGATCCTGCTGCCGATAGGGGCAAGGGGCAATCCAGTCCGACCGGCTCTGCCAGTCCATCTGGTTCAAGTAGTCCAGGTGGCTCTGATGACTCTTCTCAATCCGAGGGCGGGGGAGCGCAGTGA
- the eno gene encoding phosphopyruvate hydratase yields MAAIESVFAREILDSRGNPTVEVVLQTEDGAEGRGLVPSGASTGEAEAWERRDGDKKRYQGKGVLDAVKAVNETIAPNVIGMDATDQRALDETMIDLDGTPNKGKLGANAILGVSLAALYAAAESAELPLYRYLGGTNGHILPVPNMNIMNGGAHADFATDIQEYMISPYGFDSYREALRAGVEVYHTLKGILKKDGHETGLGDEGGFAPKMKSNEDSLKYIVDAIQAAGYEPGKQIGLCLDVASSEFYNKDTDKYHFDGEDRDADYMLDYYQGLVEKYPLVSIEDPFAEEDWGAWQKITAAMGDRLQFVGDDLLVTNPKRLQKGIDLKAANSLLVKLNQIGTVTETLDAIELATANGFTSMVSHRSGETSDTTIADLAVAKNTRQIKTGAPARGERIAKYNRLLEIEEELGSTAEYAGYSAFKACKKYTK; encoded by the coding sequence GTGGCAGCAATTGAAAGCGTGTTCGCGCGCGAAATTCTTGATTCCCGTGGCAACCCGACCGTCGAGGTCGTTCTGCAGACTGAGGACGGCGCCGAGGGGCGTGGTCTGGTTCCCTCCGGTGCTTCCACCGGCGAGGCCGAGGCCTGGGAACGTAGGGATGGCGACAAGAAGCGCTATCAGGGCAAGGGTGTGCTGGACGCCGTCAAGGCGGTCAATGAGACCATCGCTCCCAACGTCATCGGCATGGACGCCACCGATCAGCGCGCCCTGGACGAGACCATGATTGATCTGGACGGCACCCCCAACAAGGGCAAGCTGGGCGCCAACGCCATTCTGGGCGTCTCCCTGGCTGCGCTCTATGCGGCCGCCGAGTCCGCCGAACTGCCTCTTTACCGTTACCTGGGCGGCACCAACGGCCACATCCTGCCCGTGCCCAACATGAACATCATGAACGGCGGCGCCCACGCTGACTTCGCCACCGACATCCAGGAGTACATGATCTCCCCCTACGGCTTCGACTCCTACCGGGAGGCCCTGCGCGCCGGCGTCGAGGTCTACCACACCCTCAAGGGCATCCTAAAGAAGGACGGCCATGAGACCGGCCTGGGCGACGAAGGCGGCTTTGCCCCCAAGATGAAGTCCAACGAGGATTCCCTGAAGTACATCGTCGACGCCATTCAGGCCGCCGGCTACGAGCCCGGCAAGCAGATCGGCCTCTGCCTGGACGTGGCCTCCTCGGAGTTCTACAACAAGGACACCGACAAGTACCACTTCGACGGCGAGGACCGCGACGCCGACTACATGCTGGACTACTACCAGGGTCTGGTCGAGAAGTACCCGCTGGTCTCCATCGAGGATCCCTTCGCTGAGGAGGACTGGGGCGCCTGGCAGAAGATCACCGCCGCCATGGGCGACCGCCTGCAGTTCGTGGGCGACGACCTGCTGGTGACCAACCCCAAGAGGCTGCAGAAGGGCATCGACCTGAAGGCCGCCAACTCCCTGCTGGTCAAGCTCAACCAGATCGGCACTGTGACCGAGACCCTGGACGCCATCGAGCTGGCGACTGCCAACGGGTTCACCTCCATGGTTTCACACCGTTCCGGCGAGACCTCCGACACCACCATCGCCGATCTGGCCGTTGCCAAGAACACCCGCCAGATCAAGACCGGTGCTCCGGCTCGTGGCGAGCGCATCGCCAAGTACAACCGTCTGCTGGAGATCGAGGAGGAGCTGGGCTCCACCGCCGAGTACGCCGGCTACAGCGCCTTCAAGGCCTGCAAGAAGTACACCAAGTAA
- the mfd gene encoding transcription-repair coupling factor produces the protein MVDEHIQSVQETGKKEPQESLNGSLRPLLDNLQADAAFKRLVQGDSEPAADTDTSLMVQAPQGIRPALAAAAAGRAPVVLVVPSERDAQEMTGAIRSWYEGDPGDVALLRSWETLPHERLSPRADTVASRMAVFRRLAHPVQGDPDFGPIRILVMPVRSLLQPVVKGLQDVEPLVFLRGQDLPLDQAVEALVRNAYTRVDLVMERGQFAVRGGILDVFVPTMAHPVRIEFFGDEVDTIRSFHASDQRTYGPDLDRIWAPPCRELQLTDQVRARARSLIGSIPNADDMLESIAQAIPVEGMESLLPALVDDLVPVGSMLPEGALILLSEPQLLARSAQDLVKTANEFLAASWHVAASGQGSGAPISFDRASFLDYDEAISSLEYRRGEVWKLTDLSVDPDREGAERLDALAPDQYRGDEDRAASGIASLLERGDRVVVTAPAQGTLSRLRRAVQTTGITGLEYHRSLAVDGFVDQSAHLALLTERDLTGRTSVAAGSKTSNRRRKAIDLDELKPGDYVVHDQHGIGRFLGMRQRSVGVGPSKGSREYLVLEYAPSKRNAPPDKLFVPADQLDQVSRYIGAEIPRLNKLGGSDWSATKAKARKHVHKIAQGLVKLYSARQRTKGFAFSPDTPWQKELEDAFPYQETPDQLTAIDDVKADMEKPVPMDRLICGDVGFGKTEIAIRAAFKAVQDGKQVVVLVPTTLLVQQHYQTFTERFEGFPVDVAAMSRFQTAKENQTTTEGLASGAVDVVIGTHKLLNPRIRFKDLGLMIVDEEQRFGVEAKETLKAMRTNVDVLSLSATPIPRTLEMAVTGIREMSTLATPPEDRLPVLTYVGAYEDAQVTAAIRRELLRGGQIFYIHNRVEDIGKVSAKVQTLVPEAKVGVAHGKMGEKQLDGVIRDFWHRDIDVLVCTTIVETGLDIPNANTLIVDRADRFGLSQLHQLRGRVGRGRERAYAYFLYDPSKPMTQTAHDRLATIAQNTALGSGYDVAMKDLELRGTGNLLGDEQSGHIEGVGFDLYVRMVSEAVEEYKEPGRTEPVTVSIDLPLEASIPVDYIDSDKLRLEAYRKLASARNEQDLRDLHEELTDRYGRPPAQFDTLFAVARLRAKARSLGIAEIASQGSRVRIRPVTMPDSLQARIARIYKGSQYRPVTQTLLIPAPFAGSLGSGPMDSAAMTAWVDTLLDDLAWGLPKSSDDGTPAGPSPVQQN, from the coding sequence ATGGTCGATGAGCACATTCAGTCAGTGCAGGAGACTGGTAAGAAAGAGCCCCAGGAATCGCTGAATGGGTCCCTGCGTCCTCTTCTGGACAACCTGCAGGCGGATGCCGCCTTCAAGAGGTTGGTCCAAGGAGACTCCGAGCCTGCTGCCGACACCGACACCTCCCTTATGGTCCAGGCTCCCCAGGGCATCAGGCCAGCCCTGGCAGCTGCCGCAGCCGGACGTGCCCCGGTCGTTCTGGTGGTCCCCTCCGAACGTGATGCCCAGGAGATGACCGGCGCCATCCGCTCCTGGTATGAGGGCGACCCGGGTGATGTGGCCCTGCTGCGCTCCTGGGAGACCCTGCCTCACGAACGGCTCTCGCCCCGGGCAGACACCGTGGCCTCCCGGATGGCCGTCTTCAGGCGGCTGGCCCACCCGGTCCAGGGCGACCCTGACTTCGGACCCATCCGCATCCTGGTCATGCCCGTGCGCTCCCTGCTGCAGCCGGTGGTCAAGGGTCTGCAGGATGTGGAGCCCCTGGTCTTCCTACGCGGCCAGGACCTGCCCTTGGACCAGGCAGTCGAAGCTTTGGTCCGCAACGCCTACACCCGGGTGGACCTGGTCATGGAACGCGGCCAGTTCGCCGTCCGAGGCGGCATCCTGGATGTCTTCGTCCCCACCATGGCCCACCCGGTGCGCATTGAGTTCTTCGGCGACGAGGTGGACACCATCCGCAGCTTCCACGCCTCAGACCAGCGCACCTACGGCCCCGACCTGGACCGGATCTGGGCGCCGCCCTGCCGCGAGTTGCAGCTGACCGACCAGGTCCGAGCCCGCGCACGCTCCCTGATCGGGAGCATCCCCAACGCCGACGACATGCTGGAATCCATCGCCCAGGCCATTCCGGTGGAGGGCATGGAATCCCTTCTGCCTGCCCTGGTCGACGACCTGGTGCCGGTGGGGTCCATGCTGCCCGAGGGCGCTCTGATTCTGCTGTCGGAGCCGCAACTGCTGGCCCGCTCCGCCCAGGACCTGGTCAAGACCGCCAACGAGTTCCTGGCCGCCAGTTGGCATGTAGCGGCCTCAGGACAGGGCTCGGGCGCACCCATCAGCTTCGACAGGGCCAGCTTCCTGGACTACGACGAGGCCATCTCATCTTTGGAGTACCGCAGGGGGGAGGTCTGGAAGCTGACCGACCTGTCGGTGGATCCGGACCGGGAGGGGGCCGAGCGTCTGGATGCCCTGGCCCCGGACCAGTACCGAGGCGACGAGGATCGGGCCGCCTCGGGCATTGCATCCCTGCTGGAGCGCGGCGACCGGGTTGTGGTGACCGCTCCGGCCCAGGGAACGCTGAGCCGTCTGCGTCGGGCCGTGCAGACCACGGGGATCACTGGGTTGGAGTACCACCGCTCCCTGGCTGTGGACGGCTTCGTGGACCAGTCCGCCCATCTGGCCCTGCTGACCGAACGTGACCTGACGGGCCGCACCAGTGTGGCCGCCGGCAGCAAGACCTCCAACCGCCGGCGCAAGGCCATCGACCTGGACGAGCTCAAGCCCGGTGACTATGTGGTCCACGACCAGCACGGCATCGGCCGCTTCCTGGGCATGCGCCAGCGCAGCGTGGGCGTGGGCCCCAGCAAGGGCAGCCGGGAGTATCTGGTCCTGGAGTACGCCCCCTCCAAGCGCAACGCGCCGCCAGACAAGCTCTTCGTGCCGGCCGACCAGCTGGATCAGGTCAGCCGCTATATCGGTGCCGAGATTCCCAGGCTCAACAAGCTGGGCGGATCCGACTGGTCAGCCACCAAGGCCAAGGCCCGCAAGCATGTCCACAAGATTGCCCAGGGCCTGGTCAAGCTTTACTCGGCCCGGCAGCGCACCAAGGGCTTCGCCTTCAGCCCCGACACCCCCTGGCAGAAAGAGTTGGAGGATGCCTTCCCATACCAGGAGACCCCCGACCAGCTGACCGCCATCGACGATGTCAAGGCCGATATGGAAAAGCCGGTGCCCATGGATCGCCTGATCTGCGGGGATGTGGGCTTCGGCAAGACCGAGATAGCCATCCGTGCCGCCTTCAAGGCGGTCCAGGACGGCAAGCAGGTAGTGGTCCTGGTGCCCACGACCCTGTTGGTCCAGCAGCACTACCAGACCTTCACCGAGCGCTTCGAGGGCTTCCCGGTGGATGTGGCCGCCATGAGCCGCTTCCAGACCGCAAAGGAGAACCAGACCACTACGGAGGGCCTGGCCAGCGGGGCCGTGGACGTGGTCATCGGCACCCATAAGCTGCTCAACCCGCGCATCCGCTTCAAGGATTTGGGTCTGATGATCGTGGACGAGGAGCAGCGCTTCGGCGTGGAGGCCAAGGAGACCCTCAAGGCCATGCGGACCAACGTGGACGTCCTGTCCCTGTCGGCCACGCCCATTCCGCGCACTCTGGAAATGGCGGTGACCGGCATCCGGGAGATGTCGACCCTGGCCACGCCACCCGAGGACCGTCTTCCGGTGCTGACCTATGTAGGTGCCTACGAGGATGCCCAGGTGACTGCGGCCATTCGTCGCGAGCTCCTGCGCGGGGGCCAGATCTTCTACATCCATAACCGGGTGGAGGACATCGGCAAGGTCTCGGCCAAGGTGCAGACCCTGGTCCCAGAGGCCAAGGTGGGTGTGGCCCACGGCAAGATGGGGGAGAAGCAGTTGGACGGGGTCATCCGGGACTTCTGGCACCGGGACATCGATGTGCTGGTCTGCACCACCATCGTCGAGACCGGCCTGGATATTCCCAATGCCAATACGCTGATCGTGGACCGGGCCGACCGCTTCGGGCTCTCCCAGCTCCATCAGCTGCGCGGCCGGGTGGGACGTGGCCGGGAGCGCGCCTACGCCTACTTCCTCTACGACCCCAGCAAGCCCATGACCCAGACCGCCCACGACCGGCTGGCCACCATCGCCCAGAACACGGCCCTGGGATCCGGCTACGACGTGGCCATGAAGGACCTGGAGCTGCGTGGCACCGGCAACCTGCTGGGTGACGAGCAGTCCGGACACATCGAGGGGGTCGGCTTCGACCTTTACGTGCGCATGGTCTCCGAGGCTGTGGAAGAGTACAAGGAACCCGGGCGGACCGAGCCGGTCACCGTCAGCATCGACCTGCCCCTGGAGGCCTCCATCCCGGTGGACTACATCGACTCGGACAAGCTGCGTCTGGAGGCCTACCGCAAGCTGGCCTCGGCCCGCAACGAGCAGGATCTGCGCGACCTGCACGAGGAGCTGACCGACCGGTATGGTCGTCCGCCGGCCCAGTTCGACACCCTCTTCGCGGTGGCCAGGCTGCGGGCCAAGGCTCGCTCCCTGGGCATAGCGGAGATCGCCTCCCAGGGCTCCAGGGTGCGCATCAGGCCCGTGACCATGCCCGACTCCCTCCAGGCCAGGATCGCACGAATATACAAGGGCAGCCAGTACCGCCCGGTGACGCAGACCCTGCTGATTCCGGCGCCATTCGCGGGCTCCCTGGGTTCGGGACCCATGGATTCGGCGGCCATGACCGCCTGGGTGGACACCCTGCTGGACGACCTTGCCTGGGGGCTGCCCAAGTCCTCCGACGATGGCACGCCAGCGGGTCCCTCGCCCGTCCAACAAAACTAG